The Vitis riparia cultivar Riparia Gloire de Montpellier isolate 1030 chromosome 10, EGFV_Vit.rip_1.0, whole genome shotgun sequence genome includes a region encoding these proteins:
- the LOC117924294 gene encoding starch synthase 3, chloroplastic/amyloplastic: MEVALQAQRPVSCRALSDREANFKIKPFLGFFPNGRATQSSQHSWRREFPLSGVSNGIVASADFSRRRQRKVSMSGPRGPGRKGFMPKTPVETSTQKRDQRNTGKNEDPSTPTSSEYVGTGKKTLGTDEEQTVEITRGTEVDEERNDKGSSAPTSSEYESGKKTLEMKVVAGEKQTVEITQGKKVEGGDDNGKAAGADENVIESQKIKPTAKSDTGHAKDGISLEEKNSGIIKSSANEGNESITIDGVRAEDVSLDLKLEMEANLHKQVLEELAEENFSRGNKMFYYPQVVKPDQDIEVFLNRSLSTLSNEPDVMIMGAFNDWRWKSFTIQLNKTHLQGDWWSCQVHIPKEAYKMDFVFFNGTNVYDNNNQNDFCIPVNGGMDALAFEDILLEEKRRELEKLAKEQAERERQAEEQRRIEAERAAREADRAQARAETERRREMLQHSMKKAAVSVDNVWCIEPHEFKGDDLVRLYYNRSSGPLAHANDIWIHGGHNNWKDGLSIVGSLIKDEKKEGDWWYVEVVVLERALVLDWVFADGPPQRASLYDNNHREDFHAIVPQSISEELYWVEEEYQLYKKLQEERWLREEAIRAKAERTARMKAEAKERTLKMFLLSQKHIVYTEPLDVQAGSTVSVLYNPANTVLNGKSEVWFRCSFNRWTHHNGPLPPQKMLPVDNGSHLKATVKVPLDAYMMDFVFSEREDGGIFDNRNGMDYHIPVFGSVVKEPPMHIVHIAVEMAPIAKVGGLGDVVTSLSRAVQELNHHVDIILPKYDCLNLSNVKDFQYKRCYFWGGTEIKVWFGKVEGLSVYFLEPQNGFFSAGCIYGCRNDGERFGFFCHAALEFLLQSGFHPDIIHCHDWSSAPVSWLFKDHYKHYGLSKARVVFTIHNLEFGAPLIAKAMVYTDKATTVSHTYSREVSRNPAIAPHLYKFHGILNGIDLDIWDPYNDKFIPVPYTSDNVDEGKRAAKEALQQRLGLKKSDFPLVGIISRLTHQKGIHLIKHAIWRTLERNGQVVLLGSAPDPRIQNDFVNLANQLHSSHADRARLCLTYDEPLSHLIYAGADFILVPSIFEPCGLTQLTAMRYGSIPVVRKTGGLYDTVFDVDHDKERAQAQGLEPNGFNFNGADPVGVDYALNRAISAWYDRRDWFKSLCKQVMEQDWSWNRPALDYMELYHAARK; the protein is encoded by the exons ATGGAGGTGGCTTTGCAAGCACAGAGGCCAGTGAGCTGCAGAGCACTTTCTGATAGGGAAGCCAATTTCAAGATTAAACCTTTTCTGGGTTTCTTTCCAAATGGAAGGGCAACTCAATCCTCACAa CATTCATGGCGCAGAGAGTTCCCATTAAGTGGGGTTTCAAATGGGATCGTTGCAAGCGCTG ATTTTTCAAGGAGAAGACAAAGAAAAGTGTCGATGTCAGGGCCTAGGGGTCCTGGTCGGAAGGGATTTATGCCAAAGACACCTGTGGAAACAAGCACACAGAAGAGGGATCAAAGAAATACTGGAAAGAATGAAGATCCAAGCACTCCCACATCTAGCGAATATGTTGGGACTGGGAAGAAGACACTTGGAACTGATGAAGAGCAGACTGTTGAAATTACTCGAGGAACGGAAGTTGATGAAGAGAGGAATGATAAAGGTTCAAGTGCTCCAACGTCTAGTGAATATGAGTCTGGAAAGAAAACGCTTGAAATGAAAGTTGTTGCTGGTGAAAAACAGACTGTTGAAATTACTCAAGGAAAGAAAGTTGAAGGAGGGGATGACAATGGAAAAGCTGCCGGAGCAGATGAGAATGTGATAGAGTCGCAGAAAATAAAACCTACTGCAAAGAGTGATACTGGGCATGCAAAGGATGGAATAAGTTTGGAAGAAAAGAATTCGGGTATCATTAAGAGTAGTGccaatgaaggaaatgaaagcATTACGATTGATGGAGTTAGAGCTGAAGATGTTTCTCTAGATTTAAAGTTGGAGATGGAGGCAAATTTGCATAAACAGGTTCTTGAGGAGCTTGCAGAAGAGAACTTCTCTAGAGGGAACAAAATGTTTTACTACCCTCAAGTGGTGAAACCTGATCAAGATATAGAAGTGTTTCTAAATAGGAGCCTCTCCACTTTAAGTAATGAGCCAGATGTTATGATCATGGGAGCCTTTAATGATTGGCGATGGAAATCTTTCACCATCCAGTTGAACAAGACTCATCTCCAAGGGGATTGGTGGTCTTGTCAGGTTCATATTCCTAAAGAAGCATATAAAATGGATTTTGTGTTCTTTAATGGAACGAATGTCTATGACAATAATAACCAAAATGATTTCTGCATACCTGTTAATGGTGGAATGGATGCACTTGCATTTGAAGATATCTTGCTTGAAGAGAAACGTCGGGAGCTAGAGAAACTTGCTAAGGAGCAGGCTGAAAGGGAAAGACAAGCTGAAGAGCAGAGGCGAATAGAGGCAGAGAGGGCTGCTAGGGAAGCTGATAGAGCACAAGCAAGGGCAGAGACTGAAAGGAGACGGGAAATGTTGCAACATTCGATGAAAAAGGCTGCAGTTTCTGTTGACAATGTTTGGTGCATTGAGCCTCATGAATTTAAAGGTGATGACTTGGTCAGATTATACTATAACAGAAGCTCAGGTCCTCTTGCTCATGCTAATGATATTTGGATTCATGGGGGGCATAATAACTGGAAAGATGGGTTGTCTATTGTTGGAAGCCTCATCAAGGATGAGAAAAAGGAGGGTGACTGGTGGTATGTTGAAG TTGTTGTACTTGAACGAGCCCTTGTCTTGGATTGGGTTTTTGCTGATGGACCACCACAGAGAGCCAGTCTGTATGATAACAATCACCGTGAGGATTTCCATGCTATCGTACCACAATCTATTTCTGAAGAACTTTATTGGGTTGAGGAAGAATACCAGCTATACAAGAAACTTCAGGAGGAGAGGTGGTTAAGAGAGGAGGCTATACGTGCAAAG GCTGAAAGAACAGCACGAATGAAAGCTGAAGCAAAGGAAAGaactttgaaaatgtttttgttgTCTCAAAAGCATATAGTTTATACTGAGCCTCTTGATGTTCAAGCAGGAAGCACGGTATCAGTTTTGTACAATCCTGCCAACACAGTTCTGAATGGAAAATCTGAAGTTTGGTTTAGATGCTCATTTAACCGTTGGACCCACCACAATGGCCCCTTACCACCTCAGAAAATGTTGCCTGTAGATAATGGTTCTCATCTCAAAGCTACTG TCAAGGTTCCATTGGATGCATACATGATGGACTTTGTATTCTCTGAGAGGGAGGATGGtggaatttttgacaaccgaaATGGCATGGATTACCACATACCTGTTTTTGGATCAGTTGTAAAAGAGCCACCCATGCACATTGTGCATATTGCTGTTGAAATGGCCCCCATTGCAAAG GTGGGAGGCCTTGGTGATGTTGTCACTAGTCTATCCCGTGCTGTGCAAGAGTTAAACCACCACGTGGACATCATTCTCCCAAAGTATGACTGTTTGAATCTTAGCAAT GTGAAGGACTTTCAGTATAAGAGATGCTATTTCTGGGGTGGAACTGAAATAAAAGTTTGGTTTGGAAAAGTCGAAGGCCTTTCTGTTTACTTTTTAGAGCCTCAAAATGG ATTTTTTTCGGCAGGTTGCATATATGGGTGTAGGAATGACGGGGAAAGATTTGGTTTCTTTTGTCATGCTGCCCTTGAATTTCTGCTCCAAAGTGGATTTCATCCC GATATTATTCATTGCCATGATTGGTCTAGCGCTCCAGTTTCGTGGTTGTTTAAGGACCATTATAAGCATTATGGACTTAGTAAAGCTCGGGTTGTCTTTACAATACATAACCTTGAATTTGGGGCACCCCTTATTGCGAAAGCAATGGTTTACACAGACAAGGCTACAACT GTATCCCACACGTATTCAAGAGAGGTTTCTAGGAATCCTGCAATTGCTCCTCATCTGTACAAGTTCCATGGTATATTAAATGGAATTGACCTAGATATATGGGACCCATACAACGATAAGTTTATTCCT GTACCTTACACTTCAGACAATGTTGATGAAGGCAAAAGGGCTGCCAAGGAAGCCTTACAACAAAGGCTTGGTTTGAAAAAATCTGATTTCCCTTTGGTAGGAATTATTTCTCGCTTAACTCATCAGAAAGGAATCCACCTCATCAAGCATGCCATTTGGCGCACCTTAGAACGCAATGGAcag GTTGTATTGTTAGGTTCAGCTCCAGATCCTCGtattcaaaatgattttgttaatttggCGAATCAGTTGCATTCTTCCCATGCTGATCGTGCTCGACTTTGCTTGACCTATGATGAGCCTCTTTCACACTTG ATTTATGCTGGTGCCGATTTCATTCTAGTTCCTTCAATCTTTGAGCCATGTGGACTTACCCAACTCACAGCAATGAGATATGGTTCAATACCTGTGGTTCGTAAAACTGGAG GACTTTATGATACTGTATTTGATGTTGACCATGATAAAGAGAGAGCACAAGCACAAGGCCTTGAACCAAATGGATTCAATTTTAATGGAGCTGATCCTGTAGGTGTTGATTATGCTCTCAATAG AGCAATCTCTGCTTGGTATGATCGCCGGGATTGGTTTAAGTCATTATGCAAGCAGGTGATGGAGCAAGACTGGTCTTGGAACCGGCCTGCTCTTGACTACATGGAGCTCTACCATGCAGCTCGCAAGTGA